ACGTGAGGCATCACCAATAATCTGCCATGAATGCGGATCATCAGCCCCCATTTCACTCAGTTCAAAGTGGGAGGTAATACCAAGGATCTGCCCTACCGCTAATGCCCCAGAGCTAGGTGGTCCCATGCCGCATACCTGATACTGACGATAAGGCGCGCAGACAGGTTCGCGTTCGATCACTTTGTAAGTGGCAAAATCCTCAAGAGACAAGGTTCCAGGGTTATCACTAATCCCTTGAACTTTGTTCACAATGTCTTGTGCGATCTTGCCTCGATAAAACGCGCGCTCCCCTTCTTTGGCAAGTAACTCTAATGTCTGAGCGTACTGGGCGTTTTTAAGTAAACTGCCTTGCGGCAACGGCTGACCAGATTCCGTAAAGAAATAGCGCTTTGTGTCAGGGTAACGGCTTAACCTCTCGTTATCGCGGGCAATTGCGCTCGCTAAACGTGGTGAAACAGCAAATCCATTTGTGGCTAAATCAATAGCAGGTTCAAGCAAACTCGCCCATTGCTGCTGACCATAATGGCGGTGAACATCAGCAAGCAGCTTAACGGTTCCCGGTGTACCCACTGACCGCCCGCCCACAACTGCATCAAAAAACTGCAGTGGCTCGCCATTTTCATCCTGAAACAGCTCGGGTTTTGCTGATAGTGGTGCAGTCTCTCGACCATCATAGGTCGTTAACTGTTTGTTCTTTGCATTGTAGTAGACCAAAAATGCCCCGCCGCCCAAACCCGATGATTGCGGTTCCACCAGACCTAACACCGTTTGTACCGTCACTAAAGCATCCGCGGCACTGCCACCATTTTTCAGCACTTGATAGCCTGCTTCCACCGCCAGCGGGTGTGCGGCAGCAACCACAAATTCTTTCGCTGTCACACTCTGCTTGGAGGTCACTTGGCTGGTGAGTTCAGGGGCAACGTGATCAGCAACATCGGTGGCAAATAATGGGTTAGCGACAAACGCTAAACCTAGTATCAGCATCGTTTTATTATCCATGGTTCTCGTCCTTGTGAGCTTGCGGATATCTTCTAAACACTTTAGCAATGACCACGGCGATCTGCTGATTTCTCAATCAAAATAGGGAGTTCAAGGACGTTTTTTCTGCAGTTAATTGCGCAAGCTCAGCTTTCTGCTCCAAGCTAGTTTCAGTGAATAGCATTTTAAATTACTGTATTTGCAGTTAATTCATCATGCAGTATCGGTCCATGAACCAATTTGATAAACACCAAATCATCACTCTCGATATCCAAAACCCTCAGCAAATTGAATCGGCGCTCAATCAGTATCAAACTTTACT
This window of the Vibrio panuliri genome carries:
- the ggt gene encoding gamma-glutamyltransferase, which gives rise to MDNKTMLILGLAFVANPLFATDVADHVAPELTSQVTSKQSVTAKEFVVAAAHPLAVEAGYQVLKNGGSAADALVTVQTVLGLVEPQSSGLGGGAFLVYYNAKNKQLTTYDGRETAPLSAKPELFQDENGEPLQFFDAVVGGRSVGTPGTVKLLADVHRHYGQQQWASLLEPAIDLATNGFAVSPRLASAIARDNERLSRYPDTKRYFFTESGQPLPQGSLLKNAQYAQTLELLAKEGERAFYRGKIAQDIVNKVQGISDNPGTLSLEDFATYKVIEREPVCAPYRQYQVCGMGPPSSGALAVGQILGITSHFELSEMGADDPHSWQIIGDASRLAFADRGRYIADTDFVPMPEGLLDPEYLTQRASLIKKGQALSHVEAGNPPWNQRMARADDESIELPSTTHIVIVDKQGNIVSMTSTIENGFGSRVMSNGFLLNNELTDFSFASYRNGYPIANRVEPGKRPRSSMAPTIVMKEGLPYMALGSPGGSRIIGYVAQTLIAHFEWGMDIQQAINMPRMLNRFGTYDIEQGTPAVSFKADLEQMGFNVEVRDLNSGLQGVVFTDGQMIGGADPRREGIVMGE